The following proteins are encoded in a genomic region of Diabrotica virgifera virgifera chromosome 1, PGI_DIABVI_V3a:
- the LOC114335271 gene encoding 40S ribosomal protein S16, with translation MQAPTTKPKRDPIHSVQVFGRKKSATAVAYCKRGRGVLRVNGRPLSQVEPKMLQDKLQEPILLLGKDKFSAVDIRVRVNGGGHVSQIYAIRQAISKALVAYYQKYVDEASKKELKDILIQYDRTLLVADPRRCEPKKFGGPGARARYQKSYR, from the exons ATGCAGGCACCAACGACaaag CCAAAAAGAGATCCAATCCACTCTGTCCAAGTTTTTGGCAGAAAG aaatCAGCTACAGCCGTAGCTTATTGCAAAAGAGGTAGAGGAGTCTTGAGGGTAAATGGCAGACCTCTCAGCCAAGTGGAGCCTAAAATGCTCCAAGACAAACTTCAAGAACCCATTCTTCTTCTTGGAAAG GACAAATTCTCTGCTGTTGACATCAGAGTTAGAGTAAATGGTGGTGGACATGTTTCCCAAATTTATGCTATTAGACAAGCTATCTCAAAGGCTTTGGTAGCTTATTACCAAAAAT ATGTTGATGAAGCATCAAAGAAGGAATTGAAGGATATCCTTATCCAATATGACCGTACCTTGTTGGTAGCTGATCCCAGACGCTGCGAACCCAAGAAATTCGGTGGTCCAGGTGCTCGTGCCCGCTACCAAAAATCTTACCGTTAA